A single window of Acinetobacter wuhouensis DNA harbors:
- a CDS encoding tetratricopeptide repeat protein: MNFLSKIILITFLNLPLIACAQTKKVNCSENAQCYYQIAQEEYRIKKKYDAEIIQSLEKSAKLGLDAAQYKLGLIYSDRTSNFYDYQNSKFWLSKQNEKNYNAAYFLAQLIYERGNLISADYDEIEKNLLIAIKGNNLDAFRDLSMLYFYAPEKHKNLDKAYKYSLLASEKNIPEAQYILGTLYDFGKGPVKKNYKQAFYWYSLSSIKKNAPALNNLGVLYAKGQGVEQDEEKAFKYFEESYNLGNSDALINLGEAYLKGVGVKQNVSLAKKYFNKALKNGDLKAKAYLSRIED, encoded by the coding sequence ATGAACTTTTTAAGTAAAATTATATTAATTACTTTTTTAAATTTACCTTTAATTGCTTGTGCTCAAACAAAAAAAGTAAACTGTTCTGAAAATGCTCAATGTTATTATCAAATTGCGCAAGAAGAATATAGAATTAAAAAAAAATATGATGCTGAAATCATACAATCTTTGGAAAAATCAGCAAAACTAGGTCTAGATGCTGCTCAATATAAATTAGGTTTAATATATAGTGATCGGACATCTAATTTTTATGATTATCAAAATTCTAAGTTTTGGCTGAGTAAACAAAATGAGAAAAATTACAATGCTGCATATTTTTTAGCACAGCTAATTTATGAAAGAGGAAACTTGATATCTGCTGATTATGATGAGATAGAAAAGAACCTACTAATAGCAATTAAAGGTAATAATTTGGATGCTTTTAGGGATCTTTCAATGCTTTATTTTTATGCACCAGAAAAACATAAAAACCTTGATAAAGCATATAAATATAGTCTTCTAGCATCAGAAAAAAATATTCCAGAAGCTCAATATATTTTAGGAACACTTTATGACTTTGGTAAGGGACCTGTTAAGAAAAATTATAAACAAGCCTTTTATTGGTATAGCTTATCATCTATTAAAAAAAATGCACCAGCATTAAATAATTTAGGTGTTTTATATGCTAAAGGTCAAGGCGTAGAGCAAGATGAAGAGAAAGCATTTAAATATTTCGAGGAATCATATAACTTAGGTAACTCTGATGCGTTAATAAATTTAGGTGAAGCCTATTTAAAGGGGGTGGGTGTTAAACAAAATGTTTCTTTAGCAAAAAAATATTTTAATAAAGCTTTAAAAAATGGTGATTTAAAAGCGAAAGCTTATTTAAGTAGAATTGAAGATTAG
- a CDS encoding RHS repeat-associated core domain-containing protein: MALIDNSRNSETENTTVGTNNSATGQTNQNQAKPAVELAVFNLASVTHTEDHKFIAHQIESYLKQCGNTNLGQLKNLANVPTVANIFALSGSVLDLLLFATEQKQGEAGVQQAALMSMNLIGLYLEPQAEAHVRMALRPLLGLMAECLYPDNGKIKEADLRRMTLHLNAQMAGDLEKFLKETQGKLPSLLSGATTLGSSILNAFTLETGKGLVSPTINLGATAEKRDPSQQFSNWAKPLIDLTGTPAQSDMSSKMEIPKASFSQLQRESAEALTTLTTVIQQQANAGTKYSLAWLIQETLKAIKAQGNKASASVPANQTGEHEQHINGDILEFVTLQPDALNDPICATAQPDATPSDSATAHSISYAIGAERVNHSDFYLPKVGFAFSRQYNSQMNEFDHSMIGARWMMPFSNVIIQNQNGYLFIDSNGRKHQLPESIVYEEYIVPFEGFVVTPHTDGDLLLNFGSEWNFHFHSFNGGKHYHVVQQFNDKTNEKVVLTYLLFEQFAYLQAIDFQLKRGKHQVKFAFNDQAKVIAAFVDEQAEALARYEYDQQGNLTKAIDQNGHTRSYEYNNAHQLTRYTDRTGRGQNIRYESTDAKAKAIAEWADDGSFKTRLEWHPHLRQVAVYDAYDVPTYYYFDLDGFTYRTRLADGRERWLSRDSQKRITRQIDFAGLETEQVYNDQDQLIKIVQPNGGIIRFAYDEEGNLTETKDPEGNIWKKQYDADGNVTKEINPLGHSTQYKYNNDNQIVEITDAKGGSKKIQYNDLGQMVSYSDCSGKESAWQYDEEGTLLAQASADAKAVQYIYSTKGKDKGQLQAIIYPDGLKEQFSHDEEGRLLKHTDTKGLITQYKYNQVGLLEQRVDANKHQIGYQWDKQGRIQKLINQNHAEYSFDYNRFGQLIHEQAFDGEEKHYSYSENGQLFQIRQPNILTQFGYHQDGSIASKTYTHLQTRHSQTEEFEYNLNNQLSQAKNQESQIDFYRNQLGQLVREHQHYKVPHLTPLTAVLRYEYDELGNLTKTIRPDGQVQTNLSYGSGHIYGIGFNQQDMVAFQRDDLHRETVRMLANGLIQTKNYNDVGLLSSQIIRPEQETTDQLQQAKHQAERHYQYDNNYLLTQVDDSRLGKLNYQYDSIGRLIKTQSPHSNESFAFDPAGNLIDPIATQSSQVKNNLITQYQGKHYKYDAQGNVIETTQAGKTLKLTWDNLNRLIQSDNNGQITTYGYDVFGRRLFKKNQNATNSTNGSLTLFGWDGDLMVWESYQSNRESSENNKNYTKHYIYEPNSFVPLFQTGYTGFIKLIETPNYSRFQTEPYSIYKDPVWSTETRKNKAELERVAFYHCDQVGTPQTLSNELGECVWEIKQDTWGTTQEIKTQNQDHPFEQSNIRFQGQYYDPETGLHYNRYRYYEPFSARYVSKDPIGLFGGLNLLSYPVNSNQFSDPLGLMEINTVYTNLGGGYDIAYKFHFDSSWIDFFNSGGKGVVKQMGKIATKTAGYIQPDPIKFKGGKLDFPVCRMWDEKFEAVYKNMFGNKERLTREEAKRFLDKINKDYSIVLPKWYGYSNSESILSELDKRAKEFKGNKQYQENSGAEKLFRQSDRYMKDMEKW, encoded by the coding sequence ATGGCGTTAATCGATAATTCAAGAAATTCCGAGACTGAAAATACAACTGTTGGAACAAATAATTCAGCGACAGGTCAAACGAATCAAAATCAAGCCAAACCAGCAGTCGAGTTGGCAGTGTTCAATTTAGCAAGTGTTACACACACTGAAGATCATAAATTTATTGCGCATCAAATCGAAAGTTATTTAAAACAATGTGGTAATACAAACCTAGGGCAGTTAAAAAATTTGGCGAATGTACCAACAGTTGCCAATATTTTTGCTTTATCAGGTTCTGTACTTGATCTTTTACTTTTTGCCACGGAACAAAAACAAGGTGAAGCAGGTGTACAACAAGCTGCACTGATGAGTATGAACTTGATCGGTTTATATTTAGAGCCACAAGCAGAAGCGCATGTACGTATGGCACTTCGTCCATTACTCGGTTTAATGGCAGAATGTTTATATCCTGACAATGGAAAAATAAAAGAAGCAGATTTACGTCGTATGACCTTGCATTTAAATGCACAAATGGCAGGGGATTTAGAAAAATTCTTAAAAGAAACTCAAGGTAAGTTGCCCAGTCTATTGAGTGGTGCAACCACTTTAGGTTCATCCATTCTGAATGCTTTTACTTTGGAAACAGGTAAAGGACTCGTATCGCCAACCATTAACTTGGGTGCAACTGCTGAAAAACGCGACCCAAGTCAGCAGTTTAGCAATTGGGCGAAACCACTGATTGACTTGACAGGAACACCAGCTCAGTCAGATATGTCATCTAAAATGGAGATACCAAAAGCTTCATTTAGCCAACTACAACGGGAAAGCGCAGAAGCTTTAACAACGCTTACAACAGTGATTCAACAACAAGCGAATGCAGGAACAAAATATAGCCTTGCATGGTTGATTCAAGAAACACTAAAAGCAATCAAAGCACAGGGTAATAAGGCCAGTGCCAGTGTGCCCGCAAATCAGACAGGTGAGCATGAACAACATATCAATGGTGATATCTTAGAATTTGTGACGTTGCAGCCTGATGCTTTAAACGATCCGATTTGTGCAACGGCACAACCAGATGCAACACCAAGTGATTCGGCTACAGCGCATAGTATCAGCTATGCAATCGGCGCAGAACGTGTTAATCATTCAGACTTCTATTTACCGAAAGTGGGTTTTGCTTTTAGTCGTCAATATAACTCACAAATGAATGAATTTGATCACAGCATGATCGGCGCTCGTTGGATGATGCCATTTTCCAATGTGATTATTCAAAATCAAAACGGTTACTTATTTATCGACAGCAATGGACGTAAGCACCAACTGCCTGAGTCGATTGTCTATGAAGAATATATTGTTCCATTTGAAGGTTTTGTTGTTACGCCACATACTGATGGTGATTTATTGCTGAATTTTGGTTCAGAGTGGAATTTCCATTTCCATAGTTTTAATGGTGGAAAACACTACCATGTGGTGCAACAGTTTAACGATAAGACCAATGAAAAAGTTGTTTTAACTTATCTGTTATTTGAACAATTTGCCTATTTACAAGCGATCGATTTCCAACTGAAACGTGGTAAACATCAAGTTAAATTCGCGTTTAATGATCAAGCCAAAGTCATCGCTGCTTTTGTTGATGAGCAAGCAGAAGCTTTGGCACGATATGAATATGACCAACAAGGCAATTTGACCAAAGCCATAGATCAAAATGGTCATACACGCAGTTATGAATATAATAATGCCCATCAACTGACTCGTTATACCGATCGTACAGGACGTGGACAAAATATCCGTTATGAATCCACTGATGCTAAAGCCAAAGCGATTGCAGAATGGGCAGATGATGGTAGTTTCAAAACCCGTTTAGAGTGGCATCCACATTTACGTCAAGTTGCTGTGTATGATGCTTATGATGTACCGACCTATTATTATTTTGATCTCGATGGTTTTACTTACCGTACTCGTTTAGCGGATGGGCGAGAAAGATGGTTATCACGAGACAGCCAAAAACGCATTACCCGTCAAATCGACTTTGCAGGTTTAGAAACAGAACAAGTTTATAATGACCAAGACCAACTGATCAAAATCGTACAACCCAATGGCGGGATTATCCGTTTTGCTTATGATGAAGAGGGTAATTTAACTGAAACCAAAGACCCAGAGGGCAATATCTGGAAAAAACAATATGATGCAGATGGCAATGTCACCAAGGAAATTAATCCACTGGGACATAGCACGCAATATAAATACAATAATGACAATCAAATCGTCGAAATTACCGATGCTAAAGGTGGCTCGAAGAAAATCCAATATAATGATCTTGGACAAATGGTGTCTTATAGTGATTGTTCAGGCAAAGAAAGCGCATGGCAATATGATGAAGAAGGTACACTGCTTGCCCAAGCTTCTGCTGATGCCAAAGCCGTACAATACATTTACAGCACAAAAGGTAAAGACAAAGGGCAACTACAAGCAATCATTTACCCAGATGGACTGAAAGAACAATTTAGCCATGATGAAGAAGGGCGCTTGCTCAAACATACCGATACCAAAGGTTTGATCACACAGTATAAATACAATCAAGTGGGCTTACTTGAACAACGAGTGGATGCCAACAAACATCAAATTGGCTACCAATGGGATAAACAAGGTCGTATCCAAAAACTGATCAACCAAAACCATGCGGAATACTCATTTGACTATAACCGCTTTGGTCAACTGATCCATGAACAAGCTTTTGATGGTGAAGAAAAACATTATAGCTATAGTGAAAATGGTCAACTATTTCAAATCCGTCAACCGAATATCCTGACCCAATTTGGCTATCACCAAGATGGTTCAATCGCTTCAAAAACTTATACCCATCTGCAAACACGCCATAGCCAAACTGAGGAGTTTGAATACAACCTGAATAATCAACTCAGCCAAGCGAAAAACCAAGAAAGCCAAATTGATTTCTACAGAAATCAGCTTGGTCAATTGGTACGTGAACACCAACACTATAAAGTACCGCATCTCACCCCACTGACTGCGGTATTACGTTATGAATATGATGAGCTTGGTAACTTAACTAAGACTATTCGTCCTGATGGACAAGTCCAAACTAATCTCAGCTATGGTTCAGGGCATATTTATGGGATTGGCTTTAACCAACAGGACATGGTGGCATTTCAACGCGATGACTTACACCGTGAAACTGTGCGGATGTTGGCAAATGGCTTAATCCAAACCAAGAACTACAATGATGTTGGTTTACTCAGTTCACAGATCATCCGTCCTGAACAAGAAACAACAGACCAATTACAACAAGCAAAACACCAAGCTGAGCGTCACTACCAATACGACAATAACTATTTACTCACTCAAGTCGATGACAGTCGCTTAGGTAAATTGAATTACCAATATGATTCGATTGGTCGTTTGATTAAAACACAAAGCCCACATAGTAATGAAAGCTTTGCCTTTGACCCAGCAGGTAACTTGATCGACCCGATTGCGACACAGTCGAGCCAAGTGAAAAATAACCTCATTACCCAATATCAAGGTAAGCATTATAAATATGATGCGCAGGGGAATGTGATCGAAACCACCCAAGCAGGTAAAACCTTAAAACTTACTTGGGACAATCTTAATCGTCTGATTCAAAGTGACAACAATGGTCAAATCACAACTTATGGTTATGATGTATTTGGACGACGCTTATTTAAGAAGAATCAAAACGCAACAAATAGCACAAATGGCAGTCTGACTTTATTTGGGTGGGATGGTGATTTGATGGTGTGGGAGTCGTACCAATCAAATCGAGAAAGTTCTGAAAATAATAAAAATTACACCAAACATTATATTTATGAACCAAATAGCTTTGTACCATTGTTTCAAACAGGTTATACAGGTTTTATCAAACTGATTGAAACACCAAACTATTCAAGATTCCAAACAGAACCTTACTCGATTTATAAAGACCCTGTATGGAGTACAGAAACGAGAAAGAATAAAGCAGAATTGGAGCGAGTAGCGTTTTATCACTGTGACCAAGTGGGTACACCGCAAACACTGAGTAATGAGTTAGGTGAGTGTGTTTGGGAAATTAAGCAGGATACGTGGGGTACAACACAAGAAATAAAAACTCAAAACCAAGATCATCCGTTTGAGCAAAGTAATATCCGTTTCCAAGGTCAATATTACGACCCTGAAACAGGTTTACACTACAATCGTTATCGTTATTATGAACCGTTTAGTGCTAGGTATGTGAGTAAAGATCCGATTGGGTTATTCGGGGGATTGAATTTATTATCGTATCCAGTAAATAGTAATCAATTCTCTGATCCATTAGGTTTGATGGAAATTAATACTGTTTATACAAATTTAGGTGGTGGTTATGATATAGCTTATAAGTTTCATTTTGATTCATCTTGGATAGATTTTTTTAATTCAGGTGGAAAAGGAGTTGTTAAACAAATGGGAAAAATTGCGACGAAAACAGCTGGATATATTCAACCTGATCCAATTAAATTTAAAGGTGGAAAACTTGATTTTCCAGTTTGTCGAATGTGGGATGAAAAATTTGAAGCCGTATATAAAAATATGTTTGGGAATAAAGAGCGTTTAACAAGGGAGGAGGCAAAAAGGTTTTTGGATAAAATTAATAAAGATTATTCAATTGTTTTACCTAAATGGTATGGATATTCAAATTCTGAAAGTATTTTAAGTGAATTGGATAAAAGAGCTAAAGAGTTTAAAGGTAATAAGCAATATCAGGAAAATAGTGGTGCTGAAAAATTATTTAGACAATCTGATCGTTATATGAAAGATATGGAGAAGTGGTAA
- a CDS encoding type VI secretion system Vgr family protein, whose protein sequence is MAINIYSALEQLGLTAQKRAIHVQFSNISLNDQVFLQRIDGTHELNSGVSLQLICLSTNAAIPLKQFIGSQVAIDVVTDKLELSRTSGIITKADIGASDGSLTIYRLTIEDPTALWKHRRNSRVFMNKSAVDVIQTIFSEWQQRSSLFASSLILDKSGLTKEYDIRPFIMQSSESDFDFLTRLMRSEGMSWLIDEAQHKVSSSSEQIQAQKLRLIDDNSQYKSLDRKNIRFHRSSATEKQDSITNFIGQRSIQPTSVHIQRWQADALETEEGAGSVQSKHSHSENQDNASLGLEQAWHFSPAWIQDLNGEDGATKSGNNQIEKFNENLSNYYDSQAKQFTAISTVRDANVGYWFEFNEHPEIDQHEGSDKEFLITSKTFYNQNNLPKDLTDQVTALLKQSQWQQAEITTNNKDERQANHLILQRRNISTVPEYNPLQHRPSASPQRAKVVGPSGEEIHVDEWGRIKVRFLFTRNEDNTHDGGAGSNDNDTDSAWVDVLTPWAGEGYGARFLPRIGEIVVIDFFDGNIDRPFVVGRIHEAQRHPTQFDKKGKLPDTKKLAGIRSKEYQGEGFGQLRFDDTTGQISTQLQSSHGATQLNLGKLSHPKDKAESADRGEGFELRTDQWGAVRAGQGLLVSTYKQDQAKGEHLDSDIAKKQLEGSQTNSKALSDIAKGQKTDEIESLEQLKAFADEIEKDIAKYKKAIMLLSSVDGIALSTPEDIHLSATGIINQVAGDSINLSTQKNLVGQALGKVSLFAAQGGIKAVAAQSKIEVQAQSDALDILAKKGITISSTDDKIVISSPKEIVITGASSQITLNGSGIFPKTGGKFQVNAGQHLFQPGASASASAQLPSSNPLKGALDLLKSYGGQDFFKQTGFKVIDSLGKQVSGKLDGNGFAQVTGIAPGPAKVEFETDPRSAWDQASHFNRNYTWSEDVVGGIAGFAQNALGSLGQNMMSQLKDNLFSLNGDTLKNIGKNALKNLGNQTLGQFKEQFTSSALSSVSSALNLNLSPSQMMNVGQILANPSQSLQAIKEQGVDFFKDQASALIAQKTNGLLSGISNNTGFVGALGFNGHSAADAVSNYSTGSKGQTNSSFSMDDDVIKKDEYSSRFLTYTITTRNGAASVPSASSPLFGNAQTTPIGSDPEPIAVQSLPMPSSTPRSTSPSITSSNGDFVKMELEESRTLTTKITTRKVKADEQNVFNAQNNSK, encoded by the coding sequence ATGGCGATAAATATTTATTCTGCTTTAGAGCAACTTGGACTCACAGCACAAAAGCGTGCCATTCACGTTCAATTTTCAAATATATCTTTAAATGATCAAGTTTTTTTACAGCGTATAGATGGTACGCATGAGCTTAATTCTGGTGTAAGTCTACAATTGATCTGCCTGTCAACAAATGCTGCTATCCCATTAAAACAATTCATTGGTAGTCAAGTCGCAATTGATGTTGTTACGGATAAATTAGAATTAAGCCGTACTTCGGGGATTATTACTAAAGCAGATATCGGTGCGAGTGATGGTTCTTTAACAATTTATCGCCTAACAATTGAAGATCCAACGGCACTTTGGAAACATCGTCGTAATAGCCGAGTATTTATGAATAAATCGGCTGTGGATGTAATTCAAACTATTTTTTCTGAATGGCAGCAGCGTAGTAGTTTGTTTGCCTCAAGCTTGATATTGGATAAAAGTGGACTCACTAAAGAATATGATATTCGTCCATTCATCATGCAATCATCTGAAAGTGATTTTGATTTTCTCACTCGCTTGATGCGAAGTGAGGGGATGAGTTGGCTCATTGATGAAGCGCAACATAAAGTATCTAGTTCAAGTGAGCAAATCCAAGCTCAAAAACTCCGTCTAATCGATGATAACTCACAATATAAATCATTAGATCGTAAGAATATTCGTTTCCATCGCAGTAGTGCTACAGAAAAGCAAGACAGCATTACCAATTTTATTGGACAACGCTCAATTCAACCGACTTCTGTTCATATTCAACGTTGGCAAGCAGACGCACTTGAGACAGAAGAAGGTGCTGGTTCAGTCCAAAGTAAACATAGCCATAGTGAGAATCAAGACAATGCGAGCTTAGGATTAGAACAAGCATGGCATTTTAGCCCTGCATGGATTCAAGATCTAAATGGCGAAGATGGTGCAACCAAATCAGGCAACAATCAGATTGAAAAATTTAACGAAAACTTAAGTAACTATTATGATTCACAAGCCAAACAGTTCACTGCAATTTCTACAGTACGTGATGCAAATGTGGGTTATTGGTTTGAGTTCAATGAGCATCCTGAGATTGATCAGCATGAGGGTTCAGATAAAGAATTTTTAATTACATCGAAGACTTTTTATAATCAGAATAATTTACCTAAAGACTTAACAGATCAAGTCACGGCATTGCTTAAACAAAGTCAGTGGCAACAGGCTGAAATTACAACCAATAATAAAGATGAACGCCAAGCCAATCACCTTATTTTACAACGTAGAAATATCAGCACAGTTCCAGAATATAATCCACTGCAACATCGCCCAAGTGCATCACCACAACGTGCCAAAGTAGTTGGTCCTAGTGGAGAGGAAATTCATGTAGATGAGTGGGGGCGGATTAAAGTTCGTTTTCTATTCACTCGAAATGAAGACAATACCCATGATGGTGGTGCAGGTTCGAATGACAATGATACCGATTCTGCGTGGGTTGATGTACTCACACCATGGGCTGGTGAAGGTTATGGCGCTCGATTCCTGCCGCGTATTGGCGAAATTGTGGTTATTGATTTCTTTGATGGCAATATTGATCGACCATTTGTTGTAGGGCGTATCCACGAAGCACAACGTCATCCAACGCAATTTGATAAGAAGGGCAAGTTACCTGATACTAAAAAGTTAGCAGGTATACGAAGCAAAGAATACCAAGGTGAAGGTTTTGGGCAACTCAGATTTGATGACACGACTGGGCAAATTAGCACACAATTACAAAGTAGTCATGGTGCGACTCAGCTTAATTTAGGAAAGCTGAGTCACCCTAAAGATAAAGCTGAAAGTGCTGATCGTGGCGAAGGTTTTGAACTGAGAACCGATCAATGGGGTGCAGTTCGTGCAGGGCAAGGTTTATTGGTCTCAACTTATAAGCAAGATCAAGCCAAAGGTGAACACCTAGATTCAGACATTGCAAAAAAACAATTGGAAGGTAGCCAAACAAATAGTAAAGCATTAAGTGATATTGCAAAAGGTCAAAAAACGGATGAAATCGAGTCCTTAGAGCAATTAAAAGCATTTGCAGATGAAATCGAAAAAGATATCGCCAAATATAAAAAAGCAATCATGCTACTGAGTTCTGTAGATGGAATTGCTTTGAGCACTCCAGAGGATATTCATCTTTCTGCAACAGGGATAATTAACCAAGTTGCAGGGGACAGTATCAACCTCAGTACCCAAAAAAATTTAGTGGGTCAAGCTTTAGGTAAAGTCAGTTTGTTTGCTGCGCAAGGTGGAATTAAAGCCGTAGCCGCACAAAGTAAAATTGAAGTTCAAGCACAGTCAGATGCTTTGGATATTTTGGCTAAAAAGGGTATTACCATTTCATCAACTGATGACAAAATTGTCATCAGTAGTCCGAAAGAGATTGTGATTACAGGTGCAAGTTCACAAATTACTTTAAATGGTTCAGGTATTTTCCCGAAAACAGGTGGTAAGTTCCAAGTCAATGCAGGGCAACATTTATTTCAACCTGGTGCGAGTGCAAGTGCTTCGGCACAGCTACCATCCTCAAATCCATTAAAAGGCGCATTAGATCTGTTAAAAAGTTACGGTGGTCAGGACTTTTTTAAACAGACGGGTTTTAAAGTGATTGATTCACTAGGTAAACAGGTTTCAGGAAAGTTGGACGGAAATGGCTTTGCACAAGTGACGGGGATTGCACCTGGTCCTGCTAAAGTAGAGTTTGAAACTGATCCACGCAGTGCATGGGATCAAGCAAGCCATTTCAATCGTAACTATACTTGGTCAGAAGATGTTGTAGGAGGAATTGCAGGTTTTGCCCAAAATGCTTTGGGTTCTTTGGGACAAAATATGATGTCGCAACTCAAAGATAATTTATTCTCTCTAAATGGCGATACCTTAAAAAATATAGGAAAAAATGCGCTTAAAAATCTTGGAAATCAGACACTAGGTCAATTTAAAGAACAATTTACTTCGAGTGCATTAAGCTCTGTGTCTTCTGCCTTAAATTTAAATTTATCACCTTCGCAAATGATGAATGTAGGACAAATATTGGCGAATCCAAGTCAGTCTTTACAAGCAATTAAAGAGCAAGGCGTCGACTTTTTCAAAGATCAAGCCTCTGCACTTATTGCACAGAAAACCAATGGTTTGTTATCTGGGATTAGTAATAATACAGGTTTTGTTGGCGCGTTAGGGTTTAATGGTCATTCAGCAGCAGATGCTGTCAGTAATTATAGTACTGGCAGTAAAGGGCAAACGAATTCATCTTTTTCAATGGATGATGATGTGATTAAAAAAGATGAATATTCTTCAAGATTCTTAACTTATACCATCACCACCCGTAATGGGGCTGCAAGTGTGCCATCGGCAAGTTCGCCACTTTTTGGAAATGCTCAAACCACTCCAATTGGGAGTGATCCTGAACCAATAGCAGTACAATCATTGCCAATGCCATCTTCTACGCCGAGGTCAACATCACCGTCCATCACAAGCAGTAATGGCGATTTTGTGAAAATGGAGTTAGAAGAGTCACGGACTTTAACGACTAAAATTACCACACGCAAAGTCAAAGCAGATGAGCAAAATGTTTTTAATGCGCAGAATAATTCTAAATAA
- the mobR gene encoding phenol degradation transcriptional regulator MobR, translating to MPKAKDVKVYKRILEQNKDIQDLLDKIIFDTEHGQIWFDENRMLLMHTSILGYLRKDLFNMLGLERTKHFFIRCGYQAGMRDAEVTSKLRPNLNEAEAFMAGPQMHGIRGMVQVDVNELHLSHDQKEFYADFNWLNSFEAEVHLSEFGASEEPACWMLLGYACGYSSFVMGQTIIYQETHCVAKGDEHCRIIGKPLSEWENSDELIRFMSPDPVSDEIIALQAELNELKKNIYTEAESDYTMFAAIGESVAYRKVCDLLKKAAGSKVAVLLQGETGVGKEAFARGVHEGSQRKAEPFVAVNCACIPPDLIEAELFGVEKGAFTGASQTRIGKFERAHRGTIFLDEVIELSPRAQAALLRMLQEGEFERVGDQQTRKVDVRIVAATNEDLEQAVKRGKFRADLYYRLNIFPVMIPPLRERREDIPLLISHFLARFENMYDKTLKGLSDKAKNFVMKYDWPGNIRELENLLERATLLTDHQQEIKLDSLFPQLKEQDVVVQPANRFTNVEDLFTEDFSLEQLEQKIIRTAMDKSRQNISEAARLLGLSRATLDYRLKKLS from the coding sequence ATGCCCAAAGCCAAAGATGTGAAGGTCTATAAGCGGATCCTGGAACAGAATAAAGATATTCAGGATTTACTCGATAAAATTATTTTTGATACTGAGCATGGACAGATATGGTTTGATGAAAACCGTATGTTGCTGATGCATACCAGTATTCTGGGTTATTTGCGCAAAGATCTTTTTAATATGCTTGGCTTAGAACGTACCAAACACTTTTTTATCCGTTGTGGTTACCAGGCGGGGATGCGAGATGCCGAGGTCACTTCAAAACTGCGTCCAAATCTCAATGAAGCAGAAGCCTTTATGGCAGGTCCTCAGATGCATGGTATTCGAGGTATGGTGCAAGTGGATGTGAATGAACTGCATTTAAGTCATGATCAAAAAGAGTTCTATGCAGATTTCAACTGGCTGAATTCTTTTGAAGCCGAAGTGCATTTAAGTGAATTTGGTGCATCGGAGGAACCCGCCTGTTGGATGCTTTTAGGCTATGCCTGTGGGTATAGCAGCTTTGTGATGGGACAGACCATTATTTATCAGGAGACCCACTGTGTTGCAAAAGGAGATGAGCATTGCCGAATTATTGGTAAGCCGTTAAGTGAATGGGAAAATTCAGATGAATTAATCCGCTTTATGTCTCCAGATCCTGTGTCAGATGAAATTATTGCCTTACAGGCTGAGTTAAATGAATTAAAGAAAAATATTTATACCGAAGCTGAAAGTGACTACACCATGTTTGCTGCTATTGGGGAATCAGTGGCGTATCGAAAAGTGTGTGACCTGCTTAAAAAAGCTGCAGGCAGTAAAGTTGCTGTACTTTTACAGGGTGAAACTGGCGTTGGTAAAGAAGCTTTCGCACGTGGTGTACATGAAGGAAGTCAACGAAAGGCAGAACCTTTTGTTGCTGTAAACTGCGCCTGTATTCCACCAGATCTGATTGAAGCCGAATTATTTGGGGTGGAAAAAGGGGCTTTCACAGGTGCATCCCAGACTCGTATTGGTAAGTTTGAGCGTGCGCATCGCGGTACGATTTTTCTTGATGAAGTGATAGAGCTGTCTCCACGGGCGCAGGCAGCATTATTGCGAATGTTGCAGGAAGGGGAGTTTGAACGTGTCGGTGATCAACAGACACGGAAAGTTGATGTCCGGATCGTTGCTGCAACCAATGAAGATTTAGAGCAAGCGGTGAAGCGTGGTAAATTCCGTGCTGACTTATATTATCGTTTAAATATTTTCCCTGTGATGATTCCACCATTGCGTGAGCGCCGTGAGGATATTCCTTTATTAATCAGCCATTTTTTAGCACGTTTTGAAAATATGTATGATAAAACCTTAAAAGGTTTGAGTGATAAAGCTAAAAATTTTGTGATGAAATATGATTGGCCAGGGAATATTCGAGAGCTGGAAAACTTGCTGGAAAGGGCGACTTTACTGACAGATCATCAACAGGAAATCAAATTAGACAGTTTATTTCCTCAGCTTAAAGAACAGGATGTTGTCGTTCAGCCAGCGAATCGTTTTACCAATGTCGAAGATTTATTTACCGAAGATTTTTCTTTAGAACAACTTGAACAAAAAATTATTCGTACTGCAATGGATAAAAGTCGGCAAAATATTTCAGAAGCAGCAAGATTGCTTGGGCTTAGTCGAGCGACTTTGGATTATCGTTTGAAGAAACTTTCATAA